The genomic window GTCGAGTGAGTGGCTCGACAACGCAAACGTGCCATCGCTATCTCGAGGATCATCTGCACTCGACCTTGCCTGGCCCTCACACCTTGCATATCCAGGACTTCAGGTAGAGCTCGAGCTCCGCCTTTCAGAATTCGCCGCGGCGGCGCTTGCTTGCGAGATCGTGTGTTTTGTGTTGGGCAGAGCAGCGCACTCATTCGAAATCGGTCAAGCAACTTTCGGTCCCCGTGGGCATCGCGGCGTTGTGCCTGAACCGGCCAGGTTGCGCCGACCCACAGTGCAAGGGGATCGGTGCCGTACGGCCGATGGGGCGATTCGATGGCTTGGTTCGACTGACGCCTCTGTCCAAGCCCGATCTCGCTTCACCGCTGCGAGATCAGCAGCCTGCGAGTTCGCTCAGAACCTCATAGAACGCCCGAAACTTCACTGCGCCGAAGCGAGCTTCCCATTCACGCTCGATCGACCTGACCGTCTCGCGCTGGATGCGTGCGACTTCCCAGCCCTTCGCTGTGAGTGATACACGGCGCGTGCTCGTGCCATCTCCGTGCGATCGCTCAAGGTAACCCAACGATTCGAGTTGGGCCAGCAGATAGTTCATCGCCTGTTTCGTCGTGCCCGCGCGTTTCGCGAGATCGAGCGGGCGTTCGTTCTCGGGCGGTGGAAACCGGAACACTTTGAAGTGCGCGACGAGGACGTCCGGATGGCCAGCAGCCGCCAGTTCGGCTTCAAGGCGGCGCTCCACCTGGGTGAGGACAAAGCGAAGCCTTGCACCGATCAATGGATCGTCAGGGTTCGTATCGGCGAGCAGGATCTTCGCATCGGCGGCTTGACGTGGCATCGATTTTTGGTAAAGTCACTTTACTTCATTGTAAGAAAGACCTGCATGCTGCGCCAAGACAAGATCGTCATCGGCTCCCTTTCAATGCAATTCCTCGTGGATGGCAACGACACCGGCGGGCACATGGCGATGGCGGAGATGATCGTGCAACCCAACGCGAAAGTACCGCCCCCCCATCGGCATGCGGATGTCGACGAAACGATCCATGTGCTGGAAGGTTCGCTCACCTACCGTGTGGATGACGAGGTTCGTACGCTGAACCAGGGCGACCACTGCTTTTCGCCGCGCGGAAGCGTCCACCATTTCAGCAATGCAGGCGATGTGCCGGCGCGAGCACTTGTCGTGTTCTCACCCGCGAAGATCGGGCCCGCTTACTTCTCGGAGGTTGCGCAGGTGCTCGGTGCGGGCGGGCCGCCCGACCTCGTCGCGCTGAAAGCGGTCATGGGACGGCACGGGCTCGCGTTGGCGCCCTGAGATCTGCTGCGAAGCGATCAGCCTTCACGCGGCTGCCCTCCGCCTGCTGCTCGAGCTGAACACACGCGCGTACCATGGGTTATCAACGATTAAAGGGCGCGTCTGTCCAGGCGATTCGACTGGCTCAGCACGCCGCTTCTTGCCGCCGACGCAGGCTTGAAACACGGTCAGTAGCAGCGTGCGGGGGTTCACAGCCCCGCGGGAGACGAGCGGGGCAGTCCCGGCCCGAAGCCAACGAGCGCCAGGCCCGCCCAAGATGTCATCGTGGCACGGGGCACATCCACGGCGAGCCCAATCGCTGTGCCTCTCGCACCGTCACCAGCACGGGAGGCCGGCGACAGTCTCGTCGCCAACGACCGTGAGAAGGCGGCGCCGCGGCCGCCGACTGTTGGGCTGCTAGATCACCGGGGTGCTGTCGCAGGACACGCAATGTTGCTTCAGGTCAATTAGGAGCGAGCTCAGCTTCTGAGTGTCAACGCCGAGAAAGCTGATGCATCCGACCGCTGTCGGGGCATGTGATTGAGCTCGAATGGGTGTGAATTGAACCATGGAGGCCAGCGACGGTGCCAATGCCGGTTCGCCGGGGCGGAAAGTTCTGAGTCCACGGCA from Variovorax paradoxus includes these protein-coding regions:
- a CDS encoding winged helix DNA-binding protein, with the translated sequence MPRQAADAKILLADTNPDDPLIGARLRFVLTQVERRLEAELAAAGHPDVLVAHFKVFRFPPPENERPLDLAKRAGTTKQAMNYLLAQLESLGYLERSHGDGTSTRRVSLTAKGWEVARIQRETVRSIEREWEARFGAVKFRAFYEVLSELAGC
- a CDS encoding cupin domain-containing protein produces the protein MLRQDKIVIGSLSMQFLVDGNDTGGHMAMAEMIVQPNAKVPPPHRHADVDETIHVLEGSLTYRVDDEVRTLNQGDHCFSPRGSVHHFSNAGDVPARALVVFSPAKIGPAYFSEVAQVLGAGGPPDLVALKAVMGRHGLALAP